From Streptomyces sp. NBC_00370, a single genomic window includes:
- a CDS encoding thioredoxin family protein translates to MLRRRLALAAAISAITLTVGCDSGSTTAAQAPVATTTSPSSSVPKAATSPSSPTAPAPPAAAHGLPEGYDASRNAKADIQAALATAAKKHREVLIDFGANWCPDCGSLDALFRSARVEPLLQKDYVVVAVDVGEFDHNIDLAEQYIDLQTSGIPALVVLKSDGAPRTATNDGAFSNARAMGPDQVSAFLTRWAPDGRT, encoded by the coding sequence ATGCTCCGAAGACGTCTTGCCCTCGCGGCTGCCATATCAGCCATCACACTGACCGTCGGCTGCGACTCCGGCAGTACCACCGCAGCGCAGGCACCGGTGGCCACGACAACTTCCCCTTCAAGCAGCGTGCCCAAGGCTGCAACGTCCCCCAGCAGCCCGACCGCCCCGGCGCCACCGGCAGCCGCTCACGGTCTGCCGGAGGGATACGACGCCAGCCGAAACGCAAAGGCCGACATTCAGGCTGCCCTCGCGACAGCGGCGAAGAAGCACCGGGAAGTGCTGATCGATTTCGGTGCCAACTGGTGTCCCGACTGCGGGTCACTGGACGCATTGTTCCGTTCGGCCCGGGTCGAACCGCTGTTGCAGAAGGATTACGTCGTGGTCGCTGTGGACGTGGGCGAGTTCGACCACAACATCGACCTCGCCGAACAGTACATCGACCTGCAGACCAGTGGCATCCCAGCCCTGGTCGTCCTGAAGTCGGACGGGGCCCCGCGGACCGCCACGAACGACGGGGCGTTCTCCAACGCCCGCGCCATGGGCCCTGACCAGGTCAGCGCATTCCTGACCCGCTGGGCACCCGACG